In a single window of the Elaeis guineensis isolate ETL-2024a chromosome 8, EG11, whole genome shotgun sequence genome:
- the LOC105050644 gene encoding serine/threonine-protein kinase D6PKL2 yields the protein MDSKTTPKTGSEQLHRTTGNHVVKPATWKPSPLQISKQSKPEPTTPRILEKSVLTSTPKHTDTVVLTDPKVNQHHEGSTDLTTGKVPANITKSSDPTNLSLKQPTQQDDPVELLQLNGTAGLEGSGDQEKKNSEQSSIKDSSASAKVSDGTSSLTKTSGSAKISDRVDFIESRKSSTCRASTSSDVSDESICSRLSSRVNKPHKANDSRWEAIQAIRARDGVIGLSHFRLLKRLGCGDIGSVYLSELSGTKCYFAMKVMDKGSLASRKKLLRAQTEREILQCLDHPFLPTLYTHFETDKFSCLVMEFCPGGDLHTLRQRQPGKYFTEQAAKFYVAEVLLALEYLHMLGIIYRDLKPENVLVREDGHIMLSDFDLSLRCAVSPTLIKSSNPDCETFLRNNPIFCVQPACVGPSCIQPSCMAPTTCFSPRLFSSKSKKERKPKLETGNQVSPLPELVAEPTDARSMSFVGTHEYLAPEIIKGEGHGSAVDWWTFGIFLYELLYGKTPFKGSGNRATLFNVVGQSLRFPESPVVSFSARDLIRGLLVKEPQHRLAFKRGATEIKQHPFFEGVNWALIRCASPPEIPKPIEIERLPGPVASTSQKVTPATAKCSDNYLEFDFF from the exons ATGGATTCAAAAACTACACCTAAAACCGGCTCAGAACAGCTACACAGAACAACTGGTAATCATGTAGTGAAACCAGCTACCTGGAAGCCTTCCCCTTTGCAAATTTCTAAGCAAAGCAAGCCAGAGCCTACCACACCAAGAATATTGGAAAAATCTGTGCTGACGAGCACCCCAAAGCATACAGATACAGTGGTTCTAACAGACCCAAAAGTAAATCAGCACCATGAGGGGTCTACTGACTTGACCACGGGAAAGGTTCCTGCAAATATTACCAAGTCTTCCGATCCTACCAATTTGAGTCTGAAGCAACCCACCCAACAAGATGACCCTGTGGAGCTGCTTCAATTAAATGGAACTGCAGGCTTGGAAGGCAGtggagatcaagagaaaaaaaattctgagCAGAGTAGTATAAAGGATAGCTCAGCTTCTGCTAAAGTTAGTGATGGCACCAGCAGTCTGACAAAGACTAGTGGAAGTGCTAAGATAAGTGACCGTGTTGATTTTATTGAGAGCAGAAAGAGTAGCACGTGCAGGGCCAGTACAAGCAGTGATGTGAGTGATGAAAGCATTTGTAGTAGGTTAAGCAGCAGAGTAAACAAGCCTCACAAAGCAAATGATTCAAGATGGGAAGCTATTCAGGCCATCCGGGCTAGAGATGGAGTTATTGGTTTGAGCCATTTCAGGCTACTTAAGAGATTAGGTTGTGGTGATATTGGTAGTGTGTATTTATCAGAATTGAGTGGAACGAAATGTTATTTTGCAATGAAGGTTATGGACAAAGGCTCTCTTGCAAGTCGTAAAAAGCTGCTTAGAGCCCAGACTGAAAGGGAGATATTGCAATGCTTGGATCATCCATTTCTACCAACATTATATACACACTTTGAGACTGACAAATTCTCATGTTTGGTCATGGAGTTCTGCCCGGGAGGAGATCTGCACACGCTTCGGCAGAGGCAACCTGGAAAATATTTTACAGAACAAGCTGCCAA GTTTTATGTAGCGGAAGTCCTCCTTGCCTTGGAATACCTACACATGCTCGGCATCATCTATCGTGACCTCAAGCCAGAAAATGTCCTTGTCCGAGAAGATGGCCACATCATGCTCTCTGACTTCGACCTTTCACTCCGTTGTGCCGTTAGCCCCACGCTCATTAAGTCCTCCAACCCTGACTGCGAAACTTTCCTTAGGAATAACCCCATCTTCTGTGTCCAGCCTGCTTGTGTCGGGCCATCCTGCATCCAGCCTTCCTGCATGGCCCCCACCACTTGCTTCTCCCCTCGCCTCTTCTCTTCCAAGTCGAAGAAGGAGCGGAAACCAAAGCTTGAGACAGGCAACCAAGTCAGCCCATTGCCTGAGCTCGTCGCAGAGCCCACGGATGCCAGGTCCATGTCATTCGTTGGTACACATGAATACTTGGCCCCTGAGATCATCAAGGGTGAGGGTCATGGGAGTGCTGTGGACTGGTGGACCTTTGGGATATTCTTGTACGAGCTTCTGTATGGGAAAACCCCTTTCAAGGGATCAGGTAACCGAGCTACTCTGTTTAATGTGGTCGGTCAGTCCTTGCGGTTCCCTGAGTCGCCGGTTGTGAGCTTCTCTGCAAGGGATCTCATAAGAGGACTGCTCGTGAAGGAGCCGCAGCATCGGCTTGCTTTCAAGCGTGGTGCCACAGAGATAAAGCAGCATCCATTCTTTGAGGGCGTGAACTGGGCCTTGATACGTTGCGCGAGCCCTCCAGAGATCCCAAAGCCCATCGAGATCGAACGGCTCCCAGGTCCTGTGGCATCAACAAGCCAGAAGGTCACACCTGCCACTGCAAAATGCTCGGACAACTATCTTGAATTCGACTTCTTTTAG